From the genome of Streptomyces sp. NBC_01317, one region includes:
- the prmC gene encoding peptide chain release factor N(5)-glutamine methyltransferase, with amino-acid sequence MLLAEVAQATQRLADAGVPSPRFDAEELAAYVHSVKRGELHHVKDTDFDARYWETIARREAREPLQHITGRAFFRYLELQVGPGVFVPRPETESVVGWAIDAVRAMDVVEPLIVDLCSGSGAIALAMAQEVPRSRVHAVELSEDALTWTRKNAEGSRVIVHQGDALTALPELEGQVDLVISNPPYIPLTEWEYVAPEARDHDPEMALFSGEDGLDTIRGIERTAHRLLRPGGLVVIEHADTQGGQVPWIFSEESGWADAADHPDLNKRPRFATARKAMP; translated from the coding sequence CTGCTGCTCGCCGAGGTGGCCCAGGCCACCCAGCGGCTGGCGGACGCGGGCGTGCCCTCACCGCGCTTCGACGCGGAGGAGCTCGCCGCCTACGTGCACAGCGTCAAGCGGGGAGAGCTGCACCACGTCAAGGACACGGACTTCGACGCCCGGTACTGGGAGACGATCGCCCGCCGCGAGGCCCGTGAGCCGCTCCAGCACATCACCGGCCGCGCCTTCTTCCGCTACCTGGAGCTCCAGGTGGGCCCCGGCGTCTTCGTGCCACGCCCGGAGACCGAGTCGGTCGTCGGCTGGGCGATAGACGCCGTACGGGCCATGGACGTCGTCGAGCCGCTCATCGTGGACCTCTGCTCGGGCTCCGGCGCGATCGCGCTCGCCATGGCGCAGGAGGTGCCGCGCTCGCGCGTGCACGCCGTGGAGCTGTCCGAGGACGCCCTCACGTGGACGCGGAAGAACGCCGAGGGGTCCAGGGTCATCGTGCACCAGGGAGACGCCCTGACGGCCCTCCCGGAGCTCGAAGGCCAGGTCGACCTGGTCATCTCGAACCCGCCGTACATCCCGCTCACCGAGTGGGAGTACGTCGCCCCCGAGGCCCGGGACCACGACCCGGAGATGGCGCTCTTCTCCGGCGAGGACGGCCTCGACACGATCCGCGGCATCGAGCGCACCGCGCACCGCCTGCTGCGGCCCGGCGGGCTCGTCGTGATCGAGCACGCGGACACCCAGGGCGGCCAGGTGCCCTGGATCTTCAGCGAGGAGTCCGGCTGGGCGGACGCCGCCGACCACCCCGACCTGAACAAACGCCCCCGCTTCGCCACGGCCCGCAAGGCCATGCCGTGA
- a CDS encoding L-threonylcarbamoyladenylate synthase, with product MARRYDCNDATDRTTGLREAASAIRRGELVVLPTDTVYGLGADAFSAEAVADLLDAKGRGRNMPTPVLIGSPNTLHGLVTDFSEQAWELVDAFWPGALTLVAKHQPSLQWDLGDTRGTVAIRMPLHPVAIELLTEVGPMAVSSANLTGHPAPEDCDAAQEMLGDSVSVYLDGGRTPGIVPSSIVDVTGKVPVLLRAGSLDAAELRKVVPDLEVAN from the coding sequence ATGGCACGGCGATACGACTGCAACGACGCGACCGACCGTACGACGGGTCTGCGTGAGGCCGCGTCGGCGATTCGCCGCGGTGAGCTGGTCGTGCTGCCCACCGACACCGTCTACGGGCTCGGCGCGGACGCCTTCAGCGCCGAGGCCGTCGCCGACCTGCTCGACGCCAAGGGGCGCGGCCGCAACATGCCCACCCCTGTGCTCATCGGCTCCCCGAACACCCTCCACGGCCTCGTCACGGACTTCTCCGAGCAGGCCTGGGAGCTGGTCGACGCCTTCTGGCCGGGCGCCCTCACGCTCGTCGCCAAGCACCAGCCGTCCCTCCAGTGGGACCTCGGCGACACCCGGGGCACGGTCGCCATCCGCATGCCGCTGCACCCCGTCGCGATCGAGCTGCTCACGGAGGTCGGCCCGATGGCCGTCTCCAGCGCCAACCTCACGGGACACCCGGCTCCCGAGGACTGCGACGCCGCCCAGGAGATGCTCGGGGACTCCGTCTCCGTCTACCTCGACGGCGGCCGGACGCCCGGCATCGTCCCGTCCTCGATCGTGGACGTCACCGGCAAGGTCCCCGTGCTGCTGCGGGCCGGATCGCTCGACGCGGCCGAGCTCCGCAAGGTGGTACCCGACCTCGAGGTGGCCAATTGA
- the rpmE gene encoding 50S ribosomal protein L31, whose translation MKRDIHPTYVETQVSCTCGASFTTRSTIESGTIRADLCSECHPFYTGKQKILDTGGRVARFEARFGKAAAAKK comes from the coding sequence TTGAAGCGCGACATCCACCCCACGTACGTCGAGACCCAGGTCAGCTGCACCTGCGGTGCGTCGTTCACCACCCGGAGCACGATCGAGTCGGGCACCATCCGCGCCGACCTCTGCTCCGAGTGCCACCCGTTCTACACGGGCAAGCAGAAGATCCTCGACACCGGTGGCCGCGTGGCCCGCTTCGAGGCCCGCTTCGGCAAGGCCGCCGCCGCCAAGAAGTAG
- the thrB gene encoding homoserine kinase encodes MAGPSFRAAAVRVRTPATSANLGPGFDAFGLSLGLYDDVVVRVADSGLHVDIAGEGAETLPRDENHLLVRSLRTAFDLLGGQPRGLEVVCANRIPHGRGLGSSSAAICAGILAARAVTIGGDARLDDASLLELASEIEGHPDNVAACLLGGFTLAWTDGGAARAIRMEPARSIVPVVFVPGRPVLTETARGLLPRSVPHVDAAANAGRAALLVEALTRRPELLLPATEDRLHQDYRGPAMPESIALVNRLRADGVPAVISGAGPTVLALAEDGAADKVARLAGEGWAANRLSLDAGGACVLPLGPDRA; translated from the coding sequence ATGGCCGGTCCCTCGTTCCGCGCCGCCGCCGTACGGGTGCGCACCCCCGCCACCAGCGCCAACCTCGGTCCTGGCTTCGACGCCTTCGGCCTGTCGCTGGGGCTGTACGACGACGTGGTCGTCCGCGTCGCCGACTCCGGCCTGCACGTCGACATCGCGGGAGAGGGCGCCGAGACGCTTCCCCGCGACGAGAACCACCTGCTCGTACGGTCCCTGCGCACCGCGTTCGACCTGCTCGGCGGACAGCCGCGCGGCCTGGAGGTCGTGTGCGCCAACCGCATCCCGCACGGCCGCGGGCTCGGCTCGTCCTCGGCGGCCATCTGCGCCGGCATCCTCGCCGCCCGCGCGGTGACGATAGGCGGCGACGCCCGCCTGGACGACGCCTCGTTGCTGGAGCTGGCGAGCGAGATCGAGGGGCACCCCGACAACGTCGCGGCGTGTCTGCTGGGCGGTTTCACCCTGGCCTGGACGGATGGGGGAGCGGCCCGCGCCATCAGGATGGAACCGGCCCGTTCCATCGTTCCGGTGGTTTTTGTGCCCGGCCGGCCCGTGCTGACGGAGACGGCGCGCGGGCTGCTCCCGCGCTCCGTCCCCCATGTGGACGCGGCGGCCAACGCGGGGCGGGCCGCCCTGCTCGTCGAGGCGCTGACCAGGCGTCCCGAGCTGCTGCTGCCCGCCACGGAGGACCGGCTGCACCAGGACTACCGGGGCCCGGCGATGCCGGAGAGCATCGCACTCGTCAACCGGCTGCGCGCGGACGGCGTCCCCGCGGTCATCTCCGGCGCGGGCCCCACGGTGCTCGCGCTGGCCGAGGACGGTGCGGCCGACAAGGTCGCACGACTGGCGGGCGAGGGCTGGGCGGCGAACCGGCTGTCCCTCGACGCCGGAGGCGCGTGTGTACTGCCGCTCGGGCCGGACAGGGCCTAG
- the thrC gene encoding threonine synthase encodes MTTSIGAIGAQRGTHQWRGIIEEYRDRLPVTDGAAVITLREGGTPLVPAQVLSERTGCEVHLKVEGANPTGSFKDRGMTMAITRAKEEGAKAVICASTGNTSASAAAYAVRAGMVCAVLVPQGKIALGKMGQALVHGAKILQVEGNFDDCLTLARSLSDNYPVALVNSVNPVRIEGQKTAAFEIVDALGDAPDIHVLPVGNAGNITAYWKGYTQYAANGPAARTPRMWGFQASGSAPIVRGEVVKDPHTVATAIRIGNPASWQFALNARDESGGFIDEVTDRQILSAYRLLAAQEGVFVEPASAASVAGLLKAVDEGKVDPGQRIVCTVTGNGLKDPEWATAGAPQPSVVPVDAVVAARRLGLADA; translated from the coding sequence ATGACCACCAGCATCGGCGCCATCGGCGCCCAGCGGGGCACCCATCAGTGGCGCGGCATCATCGAGGAGTACCGGGACCGCCTCCCGGTGACGGACGGGGCGGCCGTCATCACCCTCCGGGAGGGCGGTACGCCGCTGGTCCCCGCGCAGGTGCTGTCCGAGCGCACGGGCTGTGAGGTGCATCTCAAGGTCGAGGGCGCCAACCCCACCGGTTCCTTCAAGGACCGCGGCATGACCATGGCCATCACCCGGGCCAAGGAGGAGGGCGCGAAGGCGGTCATCTGCGCCTCCACCGGGAACACCTCCGCGTCGGCCGCCGCGTACGCGGTCCGCGCCGGGATGGTCTGCGCCGTGCTCGTACCGCAGGGGAAGATCGCCCTGGGCAAGATGGGCCAGGCCCTCGTCCACGGCGCGAAGATCCTCCAGGTCGAGGGGAACTTCGACGACTGCCTGACGCTGGCCCGCTCGCTCTCCGACAACTACCCGGTGGCGCTGGTCAATTCGGTCAATCCGGTCCGTATAGAGGGCCAGAAGACCGCCGCGTTCGAGATCGTGGACGCGCTCGGCGACGCCCCGGACATCCACGTACTGCCCGTCGGGAACGCCGGCAACATCACGGCCTACTGGAAGGGCTACACCCAGTACGCCGCGAACGGGCCCGCCGCCCGCACCCCGCGCATGTGGGGCTTCCAGGCGTCCGGTTCGGCGCCGATCGTGCGCGGCGAGGTCGTCAAGGACCCGCACACCGTCGCCACCGCGATCCGGATCGGCAACCCGGCGTCCTGGCAGTTCGCGCTCAACGCCCGTGACGAGTCGGGCGGGTTCATCGACGAGGTGACGGACCGCCAGATCCTGTCCGCCTACCGCCTGTTGGCCGCGCAGGAGGGTGTGTTCGTGGAGCCCGCCTCGGCGGCGTCCGTCGCCGGACTGCTCAAGGCCGTGGACGAGGGCAAGGTCGACCCGGGCCAGCGCATCGTCTGCACGGTCACCGGCAACGGCCTCAAGGACCCGGAATGGGCCACCGCCGGGGCGCCGCAGCCGTCGGTCGTACCGGTCGACGCGGTGGTCGCCGCCCGCCGCCTGGGCCTGGCGGACGCGTAG
- the prfA gene encoding peptide chain release factor 1 codes for MFEAVEELIGEHADLEKKLADPSVHSDQANARKLNKRYAELTPIITTYRSWKQTGDDIGTAREFALDDPDFAAEVKDLEKQREQLTEKLRLLLVPRDPSDDKDVILEVKAGAGGDESALFAGDLLRMYLRYAERVGWKTEIIDATESELGGYKDVQVAVKTKGGNGATEPGQGVWARLKYEGGVHRVQRVPATESQGRIHTSAAGVLVTPEAEEIEVEINPNDLRIDVYRSSGPGGQSVNTTDSAVRITHVPTGVVASCQNEKSQLQNKEQAMRILRSRLLAAAQEEADLAASDVRRSQVRTVDRSEKIRTYNFAENRISDHRVGFKAYNLDQVLDGELDAVIQACVDADSAAKLAAAQ; via the coding sequence ATGTTCGAGGCGGTCGAGGAACTGATCGGCGAGCACGCCGATCTGGAGAAGAAGCTCGCCGACCCGTCGGTCCACTCGGACCAGGCCAACGCGCGCAAGCTCAACAAGCGTTACGCCGAGCTGACCCCGATCATCACCACGTACCGCTCCTGGAAGCAGACCGGGGACGACATCGGGACGGCCCGCGAGTTCGCGCTCGACGACCCCGACTTCGCCGCCGAGGTCAAGGACCTGGAGAAGCAGCGCGAGCAGCTCACCGAGAAGCTCCGCCTGCTCCTGGTGCCCCGCGACCCCAGCGACGACAAGGACGTCATCCTGGAGGTCAAGGCCGGCGCGGGCGGCGACGAGTCGGCGCTCTTCGCCGGCGACCTGCTCCGCATGTACCTGCGGTACGCGGAGCGCGTCGGCTGGAAGACCGAGATCATCGACGCCACCGAGTCGGAGCTGGGCGGCTACAAGGACGTCCAGGTCGCGGTCAAGACCAAGGGCGGCAACGGCGCCACCGAGCCCGGGCAGGGCGTCTGGGCACGGCTCAAGTACGAGGGCGGCGTGCACCGGGTGCAGCGCGTGCCCGCCACCGAGTCGCAGGGCCGTATCCACACCTCCGCCGCCGGTGTCCTCGTGACCCCGGAGGCCGAGGAGATCGAGGTCGAGATCAACCCCAACGACCTGCGGATCGACGTCTACCGCTCCTCGGGGCCCGGCGGCCAGTCCGTCAACACCACCGACTCCGCCGTGCGCATCACCCACGTGCCGACCGGGGTCGTCGCGTCCTGCCAGAACGAGAAGAGCCAGCTCCAGAACAAGGAGCAGGCCATGCGCATCCTGCGCTCGCGGCTGCTCGCCGCCGCGCAGGAGGAGGCCGACCTCGCCGCTTCGGACGTCCGTCGCAGTCAGGTACGCACGGTCGACCGCTCCGAGAAGATCCGTACGTACAACTTCGCGGAAAACCGGATCTCGGACCACCGTGTCGGCTTCAAGGCGTACAACTTGGACCAGGTGCTCGACGGGGAGCTGGACGCGGTCATCCAGGCCTGTGTGGACGCCGATTCCGCCGCGAAGCTCGCCGCCGCCCAGTAA
- a CDS encoding MraY family glycosyltransferase, with amino-acid sequence MRDYLLTLCVTAAVTYLLTGPVRKFAIATGAMPEIRARDVHREPTPRLGGIAMFLGLCAGLLVADNLQNLSGVFERSNEPRALLSGAALIWLVGVLDDKFEIDALIKLGAQMIAAGVMVIQGLTILWIPVPGVGTVALTAWQGNLLTVALVVISINAVNFVDGLDGLAAGMVCIAASAFFLYSYRLWVGYGIEEAAPATLFAAILMGMCLGFLPHNMHPARIFMGDSGSMLIGLVLAASAISITGQVDPDRLGLFAGSEREATHEMLPVFIPLLLPLTIIAIPFADLVLAIVRRTWNGQSPFAADRGHLHHRLLEIGHSHSRSVLIMYFWSALIAFGVVLYSVHSTAMWILLLIVPLSAMGLVLLLLPRFTPRAPRWAESFVPPRYRRRRRAGITVEDIVPGLAPDAGEMPEERTPVPAGVNGATALGARSRLPERGKAGSRR; translated from the coding sequence GTGCGTGATTACCTGCTGACGCTCTGTGTGACGGCCGCGGTTACCTACCTGCTGACCGGCCCGGTGCGGAAGTTCGCGATCGCGACCGGCGCCATGCCGGAGATCCGCGCCCGCGACGTGCACCGGGAGCCGACACCGAGGCTCGGCGGGATCGCCATGTTCCTCGGGCTCTGCGCCGGTCTGCTCGTCGCGGACAACCTCCAGAACCTGAGCGGGGTCTTCGAGCGCTCCAACGAGCCCCGCGCGCTGCTCTCGGGCGCCGCGCTGATCTGGCTGGTCGGGGTCCTGGACGACAAGTTCGAGATCGACGCCCTGATCAAGCTCGGCGCGCAGATGATCGCCGCCGGCGTGATGGTGATCCAGGGCCTCACCATCCTGTGGATCCCGGTCCCCGGTGTCGGCACCGTCGCGCTGACCGCCTGGCAGGGCAATCTGCTGACCGTCGCGCTGGTGGTCATCTCGATCAACGCGGTGAACTTCGTGGACGGCCTGGACGGCCTCGCGGCCGGCATGGTGTGCATCGCGGCCAGCGCGTTCTTCCTCTACTCGTACCGGCTCTGGGTCGGGTACGGCATCGAGGAGGCCGCCCCCGCGACGCTGTTCGCTGCCATCCTCATGGGGATGTGCCTGGGGTTCCTGCCCCACAACATGCATCCCGCGCGGATCTTCATGGGCGACTCGGGCTCGATGCTCATCGGCCTGGTGCTCGCCGCGAGCGCCATCTCCATCACCGGCCAGGTCGACCCGGACCGGCTGGGCCTGTTCGCCGGCTCCGAGCGGGAGGCCACGCACGAGATGCTGCCGGTCTTCATCCCGCTGCTGCTGCCGCTGACGATCATCGCCATCCCGTTCGCGGACCTGGTGCTGGCCATCGTGCGCCGTACCTGGAACGGCCAGTCGCCGTTCGCGGCCGACCGGGGGCACCTGCACCACCGCCTGCTGGAGATCGGGCACTCGCACAGCAGGTCGGTCCTGATCATGTACTTCTGGTCCGCGCTGATCGCGTTCGGTGTGGTGCTCTACTCGGTGCACTCGACGGCGATGTGGATCCTGCTGCTCATCGTGCCGCTGAGCGCGATGGGTCTGGTGCTCCTGCTGCTGCCCCGGTTCACACCGCGGGCGCCGCGGTGGGCTGAGTCGTTCGTCCCGCCCCGCTACCGGCGCCGCCGGCGGGCCGGGATCACGGTGGAGGACATCGTGCCCGGACTCGCCCCCGACGCAGGGGAGATGCCGGAGGAACGTACGCCTGTTCCCGCCGGCGTCAACGGCGCGACCGCCCTCGGCGCTCGTTCGCGTCTTCCTGAACGCGGCAAGGCCGGTTCACGGCGATGA
- a CDS encoding arsenate reductase/protein-tyrosine-phosphatase family protein translates to MTAPEGRGIAETAYTGSNIDTFRILHVSTGNVCRSPITERLNRHALSVRLGARLTDGLIVESAGTWGHEGAPMESNAEAVLADFGADASGFVGRELLDEHVIRADLVLTATRDHRAQVISMGHSAGLRTFTLKEFTRLVRAIDPATLPDPLDEGMVERARALVRAAAALRGWLLAPSAEADEVYDPYGAPITFFRSIGDEINQALDPVVTALTGVPARRVF, encoded by the coding sequence TTGACCGCCCCTGAGGGGCGTGGCATAGCGGAGACCGCATACACCGGCAGCAACATCGACACCTTCCGCATCCTCCACGTCAGTACCGGCAACGTCTGCCGCTCGCCCATCACCGAGCGGCTGAACCGGCATGCCCTGAGCGTGCGCCTCGGCGCGCGCCTCACCGACGGGCTGATCGTGGAGAGCGCGGGCACCTGGGGCCACGAAGGGGCCCCCATGGAGTCCAACGCCGAGGCGGTCCTCGCCGACTTCGGCGCCGACGCGTCCGGGTTCGTCGGCCGCGAACTCCTCGACGAGCACGTCATCCGGGCCGACCTGGTCCTCACCGCGACCCGCGACCACCGCGCGCAGGTGATCTCCATGGGCCACTCCGCGGGGCTGCGCACGTTCACGCTCAAGGAGTTCACCCGGCTGGTACGGGCCATAGACCCGGCCACCCTGCCCGACCCGCTGGACGAGGGCATGGTGGAACGCGCCCGCGCCCTGGTCCGCGCCGCGGCGGCCCTGCGGGGCTGGCTGCTGGCGCCCAGCGCGGAGGCCGACGAGGTCTACGACCCGTACGGCGCCCCCATCACGTTCTTCCGCTCGATCGGCGACGAGATCAACCAGGCGCTGGACCCGGTGGTCACGGCCCTCACCGGGGTGCCGGCCCGCCGCGTCTTCTAG
- the rho gene encoding transcription termination factor Rho, with the protein MSDTTDLMGVTADNSVDTTAPAEGAATGTTARRRRSGTGLEGMVLAELQQVASGLGIRGTARMRKSQLIEVIKETQAGSPSAPKSAAGASEAAGASDAETKPKRRATSKARTGEAAAAAAAQEAGPAEQAVAQQQIDIPGQPASDDQPAGERRRRRATAQAGSPEGARSEARTDTRTEAAPADVKVEAQPDTKAEAAVSVSAQGGAQGDADGRRDRQDRGQRGERDRGERGDRRDRQRDRRGKGDEQGGQQQGGQGQQRQQRDNRGAGAPAQTGPQNSGPQNNGPQDDYDDEAGGRRGRRGRYRDRRGRRGREEFGPDQPQVADDDVLIPVAGILDILDNYAFIRTSGYLPGPNDVYVSLAQVRKNGLRKGDHVTGAVRQPKDGERREKFNALVRLDSANGMGADSGRGRPEFQKLTPLYPQDRLRLETDPGVLTTRIIDLVAPIGKGQRGLIVAPPKTGKTMILQAIANAITVNSPECHLMVVLVDERPEEVTDMQRSVKGEVISSTFDRPAEDHTTVAELAIERAKRLVELGHDVVVLLDSITRLGRAYNLAAPASGRILSGGVDSTALYPPKRFFGAARNIEDGGSLTILATALVETGSRMDEVIFEEFKGTGNMELKLDRKLSDKRIFPAVDVDASSTRKEEILLGSDELAVVWKLRRVLHALDQQSSIELLLDKMKQTKSNAEFLLQIQKTTPGNGND; encoded by the coding sequence GTGAGCGACACCACCGATCTGATGGGCGTGACTGCCGACAACAGCGTCGACACGACCGCGCCCGCCGAAGGTGCTGCCACTGGCACCACCGCACGGCGCCGCCGCTCCGGCACCGGCCTTGAGGGCATGGTCCTGGCCGAGCTTCAGCAGGTCGCGTCCGGCCTCGGCATCAGGGGCACCGCGCGGATGCGCAAGAGCCAGCTGATCGAGGTCATCAAGGAGACGCAGGCCGGCTCCCCGTCCGCGCCGAAGAGCGCCGCCGGCGCCTCCGAGGCCGCCGGCGCCTCCGACGCCGAGACCAAGCCGAAGCGCCGCGCCACCTCCAAGGCCCGTACGGGCGAGGCCGCCGCTGCCGCCGCCGCGCAGGAGGCCGGCCCGGCCGAGCAGGCCGTGGCCCAGCAGCAGATCGACATCCCCGGTCAGCCGGCCAGCGACGACCAGCCCGCGGGCGAGCGCCGCCGCCGCAGGGCCACCGCCCAGGCGGGCAGCCCCGAGGGCGCCCGTTCCGAGGCGAGGACCGACACCAGGACCGAGGCCGCGCCGGCCGACGTCAAGGTCGAGGCGCAGCCCGACACCAAGGCCGAGGCCGCCGTCTCCGTGTCCGCCCAGGGGGGCGCGCAGGGCGACGCCGACGGCCGCCGCGACCGCCAGGACCGCGGCCAGCGCGGCGAGCGTGACCGCGGTGAGCGCGGCGACCGCCGTGACCGCCAGCGCGACCGCCGGGGCAAGGGCGACGAGCAGGGCGGCCAGCAGCAGGGCGGCCAGGGCCAGCAGCGCCAGCAGCGCGACAACCGGGGCGCGGGCGCCCCGGCCCAGACGGGCCCGCAGAACAGCGGCCCGCAGAACAACGGTCCCCAGGACGACTACGACGACGAGGCGGGCGGCCGCCGCGGCCGCCGCGGGCGCTACCGCGACCGCCGGGGCCGTCGTGGCCGCGAGGAGTTCGGCCCCGACCAGCCGCAGGTCGCCGACGACGACGTGCTGATCCCCGTCGCGGGCATCCTCGACATCCTCGACAACTACGCGTTCATCAGGACCTCCGGCTACCTGCCGGGCCCCAACGACGTGTACGTGTCCCTCGCCCAGGTCCGCAAGAACGGCCTGCGCAAGGGTGACCACGTCACCGGCGCGGTGCGCCAGCCCAAGGACGGCGAGCGCCGCGAGAAGTTCAACGCGCTCGTCCGGCTCGACTCCGCGAACGGCATGGGTGCCGATTCCGGCCGCGGCCGCCCGGAGTTCCAGAAGCTGACCCCGCTCTACCCGCAGGACCGGCTCCGCCTGGAGACCGACCCCGGTGTGCTGACGACGCGGATCATCGACCTCGTCGCCCCCATCGGCAAGGGCCAGCGCGGTCTGATCGTGGCCCCGCCGAAGACCGGTAAGACCATGATCCTCCAGGCCATCGCCAACGCGATCACGGTCAACAGCCCCGAGTGCCACCTGATGGTCGTGCTCGTGGACGAGCGGCCCGAAGAGGTCACCGACATGCAGCGGTCGGTCAAGGGCGAGGTCATCTCCTCGACCTTCGACCGCCCGGCCGAGGACCACACCACCGTCGCCGAGCTGGCCATCGAGCGGGCCAAGCGCCTGGTCGAGCTGGGTCACGACGTGGTCGTCCTGCTGGACTCCATCACCCGACTGGGCCGTGCGTACAACCTCGCCGCGCCCGCCTCGGGACGCATCCTGTCCGGTGGTGTCGACTCGACCGCGCTCTACCCGCCGAAGCGCTTCTTCGGCGCGGCGCGCAACATCGAGGACGGCGGCTCGCTGACCATCCTCGCCACCGCGCTCGTCGAGACCGGCTCGCGCATGGACGAGGTGATCTTCGAGGAGTTCAAGGGCACCGGCAACATGGAGCTCAAGCTCGACAGGAAGCTCTCCGACAAGCGCATCTTCCCGGCGGTGGACGTGGACGCGTCCTCCACCCGTAAGGAAGAGATCCTGCTCGGCAGCGACGAGCTGGCCGTCGTCTGGAAGCTGCGCCGGGTGCTGCACGCGCTCGACCAGCAGTCCTCGATCGAACTGCTGCTGGACAAAATGAAGCAGACGAAGTCGAACGCGGAGTTCCTGCTCCAGATCCAGAAGACGACGCCGGGCAACGGCAACGACTGA
- a CDS encoding LCP family protein codes for MTEPSGGPVGAGGRRHRAPGGHRRPVVVLVWCLAVLLVLCGGGLTYVYFKLNGNIKGVDINAQLGTGRPHDVDNGSEDILVLGSDSRAGKNDEYGRDSGTARSDTAMVVHVYKGHKKASVVSIPRDTLVDRPACTDSKGRPVPAAHLAMFNSAYEVGGPACAVKTVESLSGIRMDHYIEVDFTGFKKIVDELGGVKITTTRAIDDPKSHLKLAAGTHTLHGEQALGLVRTRHSVGDGSDLGRIQLQQIFIKSLISQIKSVGVFSNPKKLFDLADTATSAITPDSQLDSVNKLIGFAGGLKDIGGKNLKMITLPVRYDPADGNRVLPLRKESGQVWTALAHDRPIPASATKDSAGDKENVGRVVEGG; via the coding sequence ATGACCGAACCGAGCGGAGGGCCCGTGGGGGCCGGCGGCAGACGCCACAGGGCGCCCGGCGGGCACCGCCGGCCGGTCGTCGTCCTGGTGTGGTGCCTGGCCGTTCTGCTCGTGCTCTGCGGCGGCGGTCTCACGTACGTGTATTTCAAGCTCAACGGCAACATCAAGGGCGTCGACATCAACGCCCAGCTGGGGACCGGCCGCCCCCACGACGTCGACAACGGCTCCGAGGACATCCTGGTCCTGGGCTCGGACTCGCGGGCCGGCAAGAACGACGAGTACGGACGCGACAGCGGTACGGCCCGTTCGGACACGGCGATGGTCGTGCACGTCTACAAGGGCCACAAGAAGGCCAGTGTGGTGTCGATACCGCGCGACACCCTGGTGGACCGGCCCGCGTGCACCGACTCCAAGGGCCGCCCGGTCCCGGCCGCGCACCTCGCCATGTTCAATTCGGCGTACGAGGTCGGCGGCCCCGCGTGCGCGGTCAAGACCGTCGAGTCGCTGTCCGGCATCCGCATGGACCACTACATCGAGGTCGACTTCACCGGCTTCAAGAAGATCGTCGACGAGCTGGGCGGGGTGAAGATCACCACCACGCGGGCCATCGACGACCCCAAGAGCCACCTGAAGCTCGCGGCCGGCACCCACACGCTCCACGGCGAGCAGGCGCTCGGCCTGGTCAGGACCCGGCACAGCGTCGGCGACGGCAGCGACCTGGGCCGTATCCAGCTCCAGCAGATCTTCATCAAGTCGCTGATCAGCCAGATCAAGAGCGTCGGGGTGTTCAGCAATCCCAAGAAGCTCTTCGACCTCGCCGACACGGCCACCAGCGCGATCACTCCCGACTCCCAGCTCGACTCGGTGAACAAGCTGATCGGCTTCGCGGGGGGCCTCAAGGACATCGGCGGCAAGAACCTCAAGATGATCACACTGCCGGTGCGGTACGACCCGGCGGACGGGAACCGCGTACTGCCGCTCCGGAAGGAGTCCGGACAGGTCTGGACCGCCCTCGCGCACGACCGCCCGATCCCGGCGTCCGCGACGAAGGACTCGGCGGGCGACAAGGAGAACGTGGGCCGGGTGGTCGAGGGCGGCTGA